One Hordeum vulgare subsp. vulgare chromosome 4H, MorexV3_pseudomolecules_assembly, whole genome shotgun sequence DNA window includes the following coding sequences:
- the LOC123448330 gene encoding mannose-6-phosphate isomerase 1-like codes for MASSSTASSSAQLGLGLGLGLGAMGGLGLLLPADREHDPELEPCSPPKGVQRLRGAVQHYEWGSRGDASLVARLAGETEGRPCAELWMGTHPSAPSSLASDDDAAVSLREWLARNPTALLGRAVTARWDGDLPFLFKVLSVAKPLSIQAHPDRELARALHALRPTTYRDANHKPEMAVAVTEFRALCGFVSVQELKDVLRTVPEVRMLVGKEDIAKLMTAKEHDGGIGVRSYLQSAFTKLMGTSKEAVAEAISKLKSRLNAENKIRTFTEKEQLVLSLEQQYPGDVGILSAFFFNYVKLSPGEALYIGANEPHAYLSGECVECMATSDNVIRAGLTPKYKDVQTLCSMLTYKQMFPEILQGVLVQPYVIRYTPPFDEFEVDRYLLPQGESVTMLAVPGPSIFLIMTGEGEIQADGMPDEGVAKEGDVFFVPARTEVKLHASGPGCLQLYRAGVNSRFFC; via the exons ATGGcgtcctcctccaccgcctcctcctccgcccaatTGGGGCTCGGCCTCGGGCTAGGGTTAGGCGCGATGGGTGGTCTGGGGCTCCTCCTCCCCGCCGACCGCGAACACGACCCGGAGCTGGAGCCGTGCTCTCCCCCCAAGGGCGTCCAGCGTCTGCGCGGCGCCGTCCAGCACTACGAGTGGGGCAGCCGTGGGGACGCCTCCCTTGTCGCGCGCCTCGCCGGCGAGACAGAGGGCCGCCCCTGCGCCGAGCTCTGGATGGGCACCCACCCGTCTGCCCCGTCGTCGCTAGCATCCGACGACGATGCCGCGGTGTCGCTCAGGGAATGGCTGGCGCGCAACCCCACTGCGCTCCTCGGCCGCGCCGTCACCGCGCGCTGGGACGGCGACCTCCCCTTCCTATTCAAGGTGCTGTCGGTGGCCAAGCCGCTCTCCATCCAGGCGCATCCGGACAGGGAGCTCGCCAGGGCGCTCCACGCGCTGCGCCCTACCACGTACCGCGACGCCAACCACAAGCCTGAGATGGCCGTTGCCGTCACCGAGTTCCGTGCCCTCTGCGGCTTCGTCAGCGTCCAG GAGCTGAAGGATGTTTTGAGGACTGTACCTGAGGTTCGAATGTTAGTTGGCAAAGAAGATATTGCGAAGCTTATGACTGCCAAAGAGCACGATGGAGGCATTGGAGTAAGGTCATATTTGCAATCAGCCTTTACTAAGCTAATGGGAACAAGCAAAGAAGCCGTTGCTGAAGCAATTTCCAAATTAAAGAGCCGCTTGAATGCGGAGAATAAG ATTAGAACCTTTACAGAGAAGGAGCAACTAGTTTTATCACTAGAGCAGCAATACCCAGGAGATGTTGGCATTTTATCAGCATTTTTCTTTAACTATGTGAAGCTCAGCCCTGGTGAAGCACTTTACATTGGTGCCAACGAGCCACATGCATATCTATCAGGAGAGTGTGTTGAATGTATGGCCACCTCAGACAACGTTATTCGTGCTGGTCTGACTCCTAAGTACAAAGATGTCCAAACTCTTTGCTCCATGCTAACATACAAGCAG ATGTTCCCAGAAATTTTGCAAGGTGTTCTGGTTCAGCCATATGTAATTCGCTACACACCCCCGTTCGATGAGTTTGAAGTTGACCGCTACTTACTACCTCAAGGTGAATCGGTTACCATGTTAGCAGTTCCCGGCCCGTCCATCTTCCTCATCATGACTGGGGAGGGTGAGATCCAGGCTGATGGCATGCCTGACGAAGGAGTAGCAAAGGAAGGGGATGTTTTCTTTGTGCCGGCACGCACGGAGGTGAAGCTTCACGCTTCAGGCCCTGGGTGCTTGCAGCTGTACAGAGCCGGAGTAAACAGCAGATTCTTCTGTTGA